From Triticum urartu cultivar G1812 chromosome 2, Tu2.1, whole genome shotgun sequence, a single genomic window includes:
- the LOC125535665 gene encoding probable potassium transporter 9, with protein sequence MEPGKRETWRTTMLLAYQSLGVVYGDLSISPLYVYKSTFADDITHTDSNDEILGVLSFVFWTLTLIPLLKYVSIVLRADDNGEGGTFALYSLICRHANVSLLPNRQLADEELSTYSLERPPEEVAHGSRVRRWLEAHRSLKTALLVMVMIGTCMVIGDGVLTPVISVFSAVSGLELSLSKHQHEYAVTPITCAIIVFLFALQHYGTHRVGFLFAPIILAWLICMSALGVYNIIYWNPQVYMALNPVYMFKFLKKTKKSGWMSLGGILLCMTGSEAMFADLGHFSYSAIQLAFTSLVYPALILGYMGQAAYLTKHHDFDSSYQIGYYISVPEAVRWPVLVLAIMASVVGSQAIISGTFSIINQSQALSCFPRVKVVHTSAKVHGQIYIPEINWMLMVLCIAVTVGFRDTKHMGNASGLAVITVMLVTTCLTSLVMMLCWHRPPVLALAFFVFFGSIEALYFSASLTKFLDGAWVPLLLALILVAVMFVWHHTTVKKYEFDLHNKVTMEWLLALCDRLGMVRVPGIGLVYTDLTSGVPANFSRFVTNLPAFHRVLVFVCVKSVPVPRVLPAERYLVGRVGPPGHRSYRCIVRYGYRDVHQDVDSFETELVESLASFIRLDALFRCSDARSDADYERENAFTVIGSNPLRRRISYDDTHDSASSVEIRVESPTGSNGTNTMELTAMPAAAPRVVKRVRFLVDPGSPDVEDKQMLEELHELCEAREAGTAFIMGHSHVKAKPGSSLLRRLAIGYGYNFLRRNCRGPDVVLRVPPASLLEVGMVYVL encoded by the exons ATGGAGCCCGGAAAG CGGGAGACATGGCGGACGACGATGCTGCTGGCGTACCAGAGCCTGGGGGTGGTGTACGGGGACCTGAGCATCTCCCCGCTCTACGTCTACAAGAGCACCTTCGCCGACGACATCACCCACACCGACTCCAACGACGAGATCCTCGGCGTCCTCTCCTTCGTCTTCTGGACGCTCACTCTCATCCCGCTCCTCAAGTACGTCTCCATCGTGCTCCGAGCCGACGACAACGGCGAGGGCGGCACCTTCGCGCTCTACTCCCTCATCTGCAGGCACGCCAACGTCAGCCTGCTCCCCAACCGCCAGCTCGCCGACGAGGAGCTCTCCACCTACAGCCTCGAGCGCCCGCCGGAGGAGGTCGCCCACGGCTCCCGCGTCAGGCGATGGCTCGAGGCGCACCGCAGCCTCAAGACCGCCCTGCTCGTCATGGTCATGATCGGGACCTGCATGGTCATCGGCGACGGCGTCCTCACCCCCGTCATCTCCG TGTTCTCGGCTGTTTCTGGGCTTGAGCTCTCCTTGTCCAAGCATCAGCATGAAT ATGCCGTCACTCCGATTACTTGTGCCATAATAGTGTTCCTGTTTGCGCTCCAGCATTACGGCACCCACCGCGTCGGGTTTCTCTTCGCTCCCATAATTCTAGCCTGGCTGATCTGCATGAGTGCGCTTGGCGTGTACAATATCATCTACTGGAACCCTCAGGTTTACATGGCACTCAATCCCGTATACATGTTCAAATTCttgaagaagaccaagaagtcTGGTTGGATGTCCCTGGGAGGGATTCTGCTCTGCATGACAG GATCTGAAGCAATGTTTGCAGATCTTGGCCACTTCTCCTACAGTGCAATCCAG CTTGCTTTCACTTCTTTGGTGTACCCTGCACTGATCCTAGGATACATGGGTCAAGCTGCCTATTTAACCAAACACCATGACTTCGACTCAAGCTACCAAATTGGATACTACATCTCAGTTCCAG AGGCTGTGAGATGGCCAGTGCTGGTGCTGGCGATCATGGCGTCGGTGGTCGGAAGCCAAGCGATCATCAGCGGCACCTTCTCCATCATCAACCAGAGTCAGGCCCTGAGCTGCTTCCCGCGGGTGAAGGTCGTGCACACATCGGCGAAGGTCCATGGCCAGATCTACATCCCGGAGATCAACTGGATGCTCATGGTGCTCTGCATCGCGGTCACCGTCGGGTTCCGCGACACCAAGCACATGGGGAACGCGTCGGGGCTGGCGGTGATCACGGTGATGCTGGTCACCACGTGCCTCACGTCGCTGGTCATGATGCTGTGCTGGCACCGGCCGCCGGTGCTGGCGCTGgccttcttcgtcttcttcgGATCCATCGAGGCGCTCTACTTCTCGGCATCACTCACCAAGTTCCTTGACGGCGCGTGGGTGCCGCTCCTCCTCGCGCTCATCCTCGTCGCCGTCATGTTCGTGTGGCACCACACCACCGTCAAGAAGTACGAGTTCGACCTCCACAACAAGGTCACCATGGAGTGGCTCCTCGCGCTCTGCGACAGGCTCGGCATGGTCCGCGTCCCCGGCATCGGCCTCGTCTACACCGACCTCACCTCCGGCGTGCCCGCCAACTTCTCCCGCTTCGTCACCAACCTCCCGGCCTTCCACCGCGTGCTCGTCTTCGTCTGCGTCAAGTCCGTGCCCGTGCCGCGCGTGCTCCCCGCCGAGCGCTACCTCGTCGGCCGCGTCGGCCCGCCGGGCCACCGCTCGTACCGCTGCATCGTGCGCTACGGGTACCGGGACGTGCACCAGGACGTGGACTCGTTCGAGACGGAGCTCGTCGAGAGCCTCGCGTCCTTCATCCGGCTCGACGCGCTCTTCCGGTGCAGCGACGCCCGCAGCGACGCCGACTACGAGCGCGAGAACGCCTTCACCGTCATCGGCAGCAACCCGCTCCGGCGCCGCATCAGCTACGACGACACCCACGACAGCGCGTCGTCCGTGGAGATACGCGTGGAGAGCCCGACGGGCAGCAACGGGACGAACACCATGGAGCTCACGGCcatgccggcggcggcgccgcggGTGGTGAAGAGGGTGAGGTTCCTTGTGGACCCCGGGAGCCCCGACGTGGAGGACAAGCAGATGCTGGAGGAGCTCCACGAGCTGTGCGAGGCGAGGGAGGCCGGCACGGCCTTCATCATGGGCCACTCCCACGTGAAGGCCAAGCCCGGGTCGTCGCTGCTCAGGAGGCTGGCCATCGGGTACGGCTACAACTTCCTGCGCCGGAACTGCCGCGGCCCGGACGTCGTGCTGCGCGTGCCGCCGGCGTCGCTGCTTGAGGTCGGCATGGTCTACGTGCTGTGA